Part of the Sulfurimonas denitrificans DSM 1251 genome is shown below.
AGTGAAACTAATTGGTATATGGATTATGTCCTTCCAGTTGGGCTCGCAGGTGAGAGACATGACCAACACTCAGAGGCTACTATGCCAGCTCGTTGGACATCTTTCCGTCAACCTGTTATGAGAGTTGCACTAGAGAAAATGGGATGGAAACCTAAAAATCCAGCTCGTGGCACATTAGAAGCTCATATTAAAGCAGGTCTTGGAGAAGTTTGGGAAGAGAATGAGTTCTGGTTTGAATTATGTGTAAATTATATAGATCCAACTGGTGAACTTGGTATTAAAAAGATGTGGGAATCAAAGAAAAATCCTGGTAAACCTGTAACTATCGCAGAGTGGTATGATGCAGCATTTGGAGATAACCTGCCAAATCTTAAAGCAGCAGCTACAACAGATGAAAGATATAAAAATTCTGAATTCCCAGTATATGAGTACATGAGAGATTATGGTGCTTGGATGGAAGAGAACCATATCTACTCTCCACAAGAGAGAGAGATAAAGGATGATGGAGAAAATTACATCTCACATGGTCATAAATATGATAAAAAACATGTTCATATAGACAAGAGAACAGGCGTAATGAGTGCTGAACACGATGGTAAAAAAACACCAATGGGCATTGAAATTGGCGGTAAAAAAATGGAAGGTTTTGCGACGTTAGACAAGAAACTTGACTTCTTCTGTGAATGGCTTGCTGATGATTGGAAATGGCCAGAATATGCTATTCCTTTCTATCCAAGAAGTGAAGAAGAGAAAAAAGAGATGGTTCATATAGTATCACATGTAAATCACTCTTTTATGACGGAAGAAAATTCGTATGCACTAAACACTGTATTCCGTCTGCCGTATAACATCCATACGCGCTCTGCTAACTCAAAGCATCTTATGGAAATTTCTCAAAACCACGACCCTATTTGGATCTCAACAAAAGATGCAACGCGTCAAGGATTTAAACGTGGAGATGCTATACGTGTTAACATAGTAGATAGTTTAACAGGGTTAGAGTCTGGTTATTTCGTTGCTATGGCAGTTCCAACAGAGGGAGTTCTTCCAGGAACGTTGGCTTGTTCACACCATGGTGGACGCTGGAAACTTGTTAATTCAGTCGCAGTTCCAAATGGTGTAACAGATGGTAAAGTTGATGCTCAACCAGTACTAAGAAATATGAATGACCCTAAATTTATAGCACACTCTCCTGAGAATGTAGGTAATGAAGGTGCGCAAATTAAGATTGAAGACTATAGCGGGAAAGCTGGCATAAATAGCTTTGGCGTACCAACTGCTGAAATCCAAATGGATGGAAAAGTAGGGAAATTAAAGTATGTAGAAGGAATTAAACCGTTTAAAGCTGAGAGATTTGCTGAATATAATAGAGACAGCGGAAATATCTGGTGGGATGGACTTAGTGGTTCATGGCAAAATGCTGTCGCAGCTGCACATCCAGACCCTATCTCTGGTATGCACTGTTGGCATCAAAAAGTTATTTTAGAGAAGGCTCAAGCGGGCGACAAAATAGGTGATATTCATGTTAACTATGACAATAACTTTAAAGTATATCAAGGTTGGAGAGATAAGCTAACACGTGGATTGGATGACAATTCTACACTTCGCCGCCCTGAACATCTTAAACGTCCTTGGGTGCCATTATCTTCTAAAGCATACAAGATTAAATAATATAGATAGTTATAAGATAATAGATTTTATCTTATAACTTCTTTCTTCTACTTAGCAAGCCACATCCTAAGCCATAATCCAAACGTTGTTGTATAGCCTACATCGCTATAAAATATCTCTCTATTTTTATCATATATAATTGTTGTTGGGAAAACCGATATATTAAATTTTTCCGCTAAAGAGCCGTTATTATCATTTACAACTTTAAATGTCAAATTACGACTCTTCAAATAGCTCTGTATGTTGCTATTATCTCCAGACTTTGTAGCAATAGTTATTACCTCAAACTCTTTAGAAATAGTTTCAATATTGCCAGCTTCTGCTTTACATGTTGGACACCATGTAGCCCAAAAGTGTAGTAGAATTGGTTTATTCTCACTTAACATGTAAGAACTCCCATCCATTAAAGTAAAGCTATTTACATCTATAGAATCTTGATTTAAATTATTGCTTCTATATAAACTAAGTAGATTTGAAAAAATAGTAATAAATATTAAAAAGAGAAAAATCTCCTTGCTGTAGTTTAAAAGCTTATTTTTCATATTTGCCAACTTTTTGCTTATTTTAACACTAAAGTAACCATTTCTTGATAATATTTTAAAAACAGAGGAGTTTTAGGTGGGTAAAATAATTTTTTTAATAATGTCACTACTATTATTGATTGGATGTAGTTCTCAAAAAGAGGTAGTTGCAAAGTCTGCTATATTTCAAAGTGTTTCAAATGATGAGGCTCTTCTTCTAAGCAAAGAGAGCGATAATGGTTCTTGCCTGCGTTGTGGAATGGATTTAGTAAAGTATTATAAAACAAATCATGCTGCATCTCTTGATGAAAAGATATACCAATATTGTTCAATTCACTGTTTACAAGATCACCTATATGACGGAGTATCATTAAAAAATCCTCAAGTTGTTGATATAAATAGTTTGAAATTTATTGGAGTTGACAAAGCTTATTATGTAGTAGGTAGCAACGTAAAGGGCACTATGAGCAGAATTAGCAAATATGCGTTCTCAAGCAAAGAAGAAGCAGAGATATTTCAAAAAAAACATGGTGGTGAAGTGATGGATTTTTATAAGGCTTTAGAAGTAGCAACAAAGGATTTTAAAGAGCGAAGATAAAATCTTCACTCATACAAAGCTTAAATCATAATACCTTTGATTGTAAAAAATAGTGTTCCTGCCAAGATTGCAGCGGCGGGCACGGTAATTAACCAAGCTGCAACTATTTTTTTGATTGCATCTCTGCGAACATATTGAACTTTTTTAGCTTTTTTAATATTTTTCTTTGTTGACTTTATAATCTTTTTTTCATCCGCAATAAGTTTATAAAGATTAACAATTCTTGTGTAGTCAGATTGAGTTTTATCACTCTTATCTTGTAATATTTTTAACTCATGTTTGTATGCACTTTTGTTGAGTTCTTCATCCATAATAATAAGAGTGTCTTCTTCTATCGTATGATTATTTTCATCTTTTATATGTAACCACTCTCTTAAAAATCCAACACCAAAAATGCCACCTATCGCAATATGCGTTGAGCTGACAGGAAGTCCTAGCTGAGATGCTAAAATAACAGTAAGTGAAGCTGACATGGCAATTGAGAATGCTCTTATCTGATCAAGGTCAGTTATTTCACTCCCAACAGTTTTTATAAGTTTTGGTCCATACAGTGCAAGACCTAGTGCTATTCCAAACGCTCCAACTCCCATAACCCAAAGTGGAATAGAGGCACTAGCAGATACCCCACCATTTATAACAGCATCATTAATAGCAGCTAAGGGACCTATTGCATTTGCAACATCATTTGCTCCATGCGCAAAACTAAGTAAGGCAGCTGCAAATATTAGAGGAATTGTAAATAGAGTGTTTACAGACTCTTTTGTATTTTCTAGAGCTGTTAAGCCAGAATATAATCTTTTTTTAACGAAAAAATATACAAATATTGCAACAATTAAACCAATAGAAAAGGCAGTCATAAAAGTTGGGTCGTTAGTTGTTTGAAGCGAAACAAATGGAATAAAATTTAAAATGTCTATGATTTTTGGCCATATACTTTTTAGCCCCTTTAATATAATATATGCCACGAAAGCTAAGGACATAATTGCTACAAAAAACGGAACATATTTTTTTGCAGCTTCAACTTTATCATCTTTAAAAATTATTGATTTTTTTATTGCAAAAAGAAACAGCGCTGCGATAACTCCTCCAAGAATTGGTGAAATAATCCAAGATGCAACTATACTGCCCATTGTTTCCCAATTGACAACATGAAATCCAGCAGCAGCAATACCAGCGCCCATGACAGCGCCGACAATAGAGTGTGTTGTAGAAACAGGAGCTTTCATCATAGTGGCAAAGTTAAGCCAAAGAGCCGCGGCCAAAAGAGCTGCCATCATAGCCCAAATAAATTGCTCAGGATGGCTATCAAAAGCAGAGATATCAATAATTCCATTTTTTATAGTTTTAACAACTTCTCCACCAGCAATCAAAGCTCCAGAAGCTTCAAAAATTGCAGCGATTATAATTGCTGCAGTAAGTGTTAATGCTTTTGAACCTACGGCAGGACCAACATTATTAGCAACATCGTTAGCGCCTATGTTCATCGCCATATAGGCACCTATGAGCGCTGCAACTGCTAAAAACATACTGTTTGGAATTCCGCCATTATTTAAAAAAGTAAATGTTAAAACAACAATCATAAAAAAGATAGCAAAACCTAGTCTTGTAAAATCAGTTGCACTTCTTTTTAACGCATTTTTTTGAAGCTTGTCGATAGTCCTAAATTCCATTTAGTGCCTTTAGTTTTATTGGCGTGATTGTAATCAAATTATAATTACATATTGATTACAGGTTTTGCAATCTCAATCTTTTTTTACAAAAGCTTTTATGATTTTTTGCGTCTCAATTGGTTTGTCCATACCCATTTGACCAAGAGTTGCCACATTTTCTAGTTTATTTACAATAAGAAGGCTTTGAGGAGTTACTTGACCAAATATTGTATGTCTGCCATTTAACCAAGGGGTTGGCGTAGTTGTTATAAAAAATTGGCTTCCATTTGAATGAGGTCCAGCATTTGCCATTGCTAAAATTCCGCTTTTATCAAAGAGTTTGCCTTTAAACTCATCTTTAAAAGGTTTATTCCAGATGCTCTCTCCGCCTCTACCAGTTCCTGTTGGATCTCCGCCTTGAATCATAAAATTTTTGATTATTCTGTGAAAGGTAAGCCCATCATAGTATCCGTTTTTTACATGTGTTATAAAGTTTTCAACTGCTAATGGAGCAACTTCTTCAAACAACTCTATCTCTATAACGCCTTGAGTTGTCTCTAGTACTACATGTGGATTTTTCTCTTGCGCATATAAATTTATTGATAATATCATCAATATCGCAACTGCTATTTTTCTCATTATTCTCTCTCTTTGATTGATAAATTTATTTATGATATTGTATCTATATTTTATAAAAACTTTAATTTGAAGAGATAATGAGATTAGATTTATTTGTTGTAGAATTTGTCGCAAAAAAAATTGCGACAAATGGAGGAGTTATTTACCAGCAGCTACGCGATCTTTAAGACCTTTGCCAGCTTTGAATTTTGGAACCATTTTATCTTTAGTAGTATAAGTTTTGTCAGTTCCTGGAACTTTACCACTTTTACCTTTTTGTAATGAAGCACCAAAGCTTCCAAATCCCACAAGAGAAACATCTTCTTTTTTTACTAAAGCAGATGCAACCGCTTCTGTAAAAGCTTTGATAGCTGCTTCTGCTTCAACTTTAGTTTTGTAATTGCCACTTGCTTGTACTAGTTCAACGAATTGAGCTTTATTCATAAATCTACCCTTGAATTTATAAAGATTTTCCGAAACTACAAAACCTTAAAATGATAATTTAGCAGTTAAGTAATTCAGCTACAGACACTTTATAGTTTATTTGCTTAAAGATTTCTTCTTTTTGTTAAAAAAATAGAAAAAATAGAGTCTTTTTCTCTTTTTTAGTCCAACTTTTGCTTGTTTTAGCAGTTTTGTCGCTATGCTACTTATATTAGTATCTGTTATTATAGAGGTGAATCCTCCTATCTTATAATATTTATTTTTATTATTATGTATTGATAAAAATACATCCTCTAAGCCATCTCTTTCTTGTTGTGTAAGTGTGCTCATAAAACTAATCCTTCAGCTTATTTATTTTTCTTACAGTTCGAATAATTTCTTCATCTTCAAGTCTTCCAAGCATCTGCATGACGGTTATAGCCGCTTGAGGTTTTGCACGCGCTAGTTTCCAGTCTTGATAGGTTCTCATAGGTATTCCTAACGAATCAGCCATATCTTTTAGGGAAATTTTTTTCCCATTATTTTTAGCCTCTATTGAGTTATGAAGGATGTTGAAGAGATCATTAATTTGCATAAAAAAATTATACGTAATAAATACTTAAATATAAATTTTTATTGTTTAAATATTATTATTAATGTGTTTTATACCATTAATCATTTATATAAATGTGTATATTAGGGTTATAATATAATTAATTAATATATAAACATACGGTTTTACGTGTTTTTAATATATAAAAAATTATTAAAATAGTAAATTATTTAAAACTTTGATTTTATTTGGTGTGAATTTGGTGTAGTTAGCCTTTAGCTATCTTTTTGTTTGTTGGGTGCAGTGTGAGGTATTCTTGAGACTCCACGATATAAAAGGGTTCATAAGTAGTCGCTTCAGTTTTAAAGATAAGCTCTTCATTATTATTTAATGTAAATATAATTGTATTTAAACCTCTAAAAGAGTTTTTTATTATAATTTTGGCGTTCATTGAACTGGTGGTAATTTTATCTTGTGCCACTTTTAACTCATCTATTTTTTCCTTAAGAGCGGGTACTTTTAAGGGGCTATGTTTTTTAGCCCCCTCTAATTTATATTTTAAATCTTCTATCTCCTGCGATAAATAGTTATATTTACTAATTAAAGTAGGAATATCTTTATAGTTTATCTTAAAAAGATTGTCCTCACCACTTACAATGTCTATTGTTATAGAGTTGGATGCATAAATTTTAAGGTTGTTTTTTACCTGATGAATTGTTACATTTTCCGCATAAATTGTACCGCTAAGAGAGTTCTGAATATCAACATTTGTTGCATGAACTTCGCCACCCTCCAAGAGTTTTATTTTTGCATCATGACATCTTAGTTTACCCTTATGTCTATTGATATTGGCAAATTTAGCCTCTTGATATGAATCTTGATGTGTTGCTCCATCGATTGTCAAATTTACAGCTCTTAGAGTTGATTTGGCACCTACATGTCCATTGATATTAATAGTTTCAGATGTAAGTTCAACACCTTCTCCAAGGCTATCTAGGGATGTGTCATGTTGAGAAATAATTACTTCAATGTTATTGCTCTCATCTTTAGCGATTCTGTTTTGAACACGTGAGAGAGATTCTATCTCTATTTTATTGTCAACATAAAAGTTTTTATCATCTAAATGTACATATCCTTTTAGCTTGCTTTTATAAATTTTTCTATCACTATTTTCTATAATTTTTATACTGTTTTCATCTACATTGTACTTTAAGTCGTCAATATTTTTTAGATAAAAATTATCAATTATTTCTCCAAATGCATTAAAACCGTTTTTTCCAAAGAGTGGCTTAATAAACTCCACCAAAATTTCATCCTCCGCAACTTCTATTACTTGATGGTTTGATTTTTTGTTTAAAAATCGAAATAAGAGTCTGCTCTCTCTGGTAATATCTGGTTCAATTCCTATATAGAGAGGAATTTTGATTTTTTTAATGAATTTTCCAGCGTATATATACTTTACAAACTGTTTTAACTTCTCTTTCATTTCGTTGTCAAAAATATTTATTAAAATATTATTTAAAGCTTTAATATTGTTCAGCTCTTTTAGAAGAAGGAGATATATCTCTTTTGGCTGATATTTTTTATATGGAATTTGAGATTCTGGATATAAAACAATATGCACACTGTCTTTATTAGGTGAAAATTCTATACTATAGTCAAGTTTTATAATATTTTTTGGTGTCTGTTTTATAGTTATTAAAAATATCTGTTTTATCTCTACATGTTCATTAATCATTTTTTGATGATTATTGAAATAATCAAAGATATCTTCAGTATAGAGTAGAAAATCTTTCTGCGAGACATTTTTAAGATAAGTTTCTACGCCATTAATATTAAAAGTAAACTCAAGTGGTGAACAGTCGTTCTCAAGAGCAAATTTTTTTATAGTAGCGTTGATATTTTTTGTTTTAAATCTTTTAGTAAGCAAGCAAATCACTATAATCATATTTTGACAAATCTAAATAAAGTTTTCCATCTCTATGAATAACTCTTGAATCATTGTCGTAGGCATCTAAGAAACGTTTTTTTATAATTTTTCTTTGAGATGATTTTATATCTAATGATTTTAGATACTCTTTTAATTCAATAAAATTTAGATTATGAACCAACTCTGCTTCACCTTGGTGGGTGAAATCCTCCAAAATATTTGATTTTTCCAGAGGCTCTTTTTCTCTTTCAATGCGGATTTTTTTATTTACAAGAGTTAAAATATTTTTTAGTTGCTCATCTTTTGAGCTGTATATCTGCTCTATTTTGTCTCTCTCTGCCCTGAGCATCTGCTCTTTATCATTTATGAGTTTGTCTATTTTGTCTTCAAGTTTATTAATTTTATTTTTTAAAAAAGTATTCTCTTTTTGAAAGAGTGTCAATACAGTTGCTATTGTTATTTTTGGTTTTGAGATTTGAGTATTTTGAGAAGCAACACTTTTGCTCTCTTCTATGATTTCTTCATTTTTTTCGGTTATAGAAGGAGTGTTCGTTACTATAATGAACGTTGTTGAATCTTCAATTATATAGTTTAACTTTTTTGCTCTAATCTTTGAATTAAGCATCTCTTTTGACATCTTGAAATGCTTACAATACTCATCTATCGTTAATCTCATTTGAAATCCATAATATTTTTTTTGTTATTCTAGCATAAATATGATTTTTCAAAAGTTATTTTAAATGAAGCCTATATTATAATTGTGGATAAAATTTATAATAAAGAGTTTAATAATGGGTATTTTAGATATTGTAAAAGCGGGTGTATTGTTTGGTGATGATGTCAAAAAGGTTTATCAGCATGCCAAAGAGAATGGATTTGCTATCCCAGCGATAAATGTTGTTGGAACGGACTCTATAAATGCAATACTTGAAGCTGCCGCAAAGGTTAAATCACCTGTAATTATTCAATTTAGTAACGGTGGAGCATCTTTTTATGCAGGAAAAGGGCTGAGTAATGATGGTGAAAAAGCAGCAATCGCTGGAGCTGTAAGTGGTGCTATACATGTACATATGATGGCTCTTAGCTATGGTGTGCCAGTAATCCTTCATACAGACCATGCCGCTAAAAAACTTCTTCCATGGGTAGATGCTCTTCTTGAGGAGAGTGAGAAGTACTATAAAACTCACGCAAGACCTCTTTACTCCTCACATATGCTTGATCTCTCTGAAGAGAGTTTGCAAGAAAATATATCAATATCAAAAAAATATCTACAAAGAATGAGCAAAATAGGTATTAGCATTGAGATAGAGCTTGGTGTTACAGGTGGAGAGGAAGATGGTGTTGACAACTCAAGTGTTGATAATTCACTTCTATATACTCAGCCAGAAGACGTTGCTTATGCGTACAAAGAGCTAAGTGAAGTATCTCCAAATTTTACAATAGCCGCATCTTTTGGAAATGTACATGGTGTTTATAAACCTGGAAATGTTGTGCTTACGCCAAAAATTTTAGATAACTCTCAAAAATATATACAAGAGAAATTTAAAACAGAACAAAAACCAGTAAACTTTGTATTTCATGGCGGCTCTGGCTCATCACTGCAAGAGATTCGTGAAGCGATTAGTTATGGAGTTGTAAAGATGAATATCGATACAGATACTCAGTGGGCAACATGGGTTGGTGTAAAAGAGTATTATGAGAAAAATCGTGATTATCTTCAAGGTCAAATCGGAAATCCAGAGGGTGAAGATAAGCCAAATAAAAACTATTATGACCCAAGAAAATGGCTCAGAGATGGGCAAAAAACACTTATCAAAAGAGTAGAAGAAGCATTTAGCGATTTAAATGCGATAGATAGAAATTAATTTTTCTATCTCTTTGCCTCTTGTTTATAGTTTGAGAGGAGATTATTTAACTTATTTTGATTAAATCTCCAAAATTTTTCTTTATTAAATTCAGCATCACTTATCATTAATTCAAAAAGTTTTTTGTTATCTATCTCAGAACTGTTTTTTTCCATTATTTTTATCATTAACTCTCTAAGAGTCTCTTGAGCCTCTTTTGTTGTATCATCATCTGAGAGTTGTTTGCTTGGCAAAAAAGCGTATATTTTCCAAATACTTATTGCTAAAAATATAATAAAAAATATCATCATTAAAGTTGAAGTTTCCATTAATATGCCTTATGCTTAATTTTATTGATTATATAGACTCAATCATAAGATTTTGGTTAAAATTCTATTAATAGGAAAAAAAAGATGAATGATAAAGTATTTACAAAAGCGATTAAAAAGCAGTTTGAGTTTGATGAAGAGGTAGCGGCAGTTTTTGATGACATGTTACAAAGAAGTGTTCCTTTTTATAAAGAGTCGCAAAAAATTAGTGAATTTTTTGCACAAAAAGCTCTTCAAAATGGCGGTATAGCGTATGATTTGGGTTGTTCTACTGCGACACTTCTTATAAATATAAGCAGAAAATTGCAAAATAAAGCAACGCTTATAGGACTTGACAACTCAGAAGCGATGTTGCAAAGAGCTAGAAAGAAGTGTGAAGCTTTTAAAGCGGATATAGAACTTGAAAATGCTGATATATTAGAGTATGACTATAGGGAAGCGAATCTTTTTATAAGTAACTACACATTGCAGTTTGTTCGCCCTTTAATAAGAGAGGAGCTAGTAAAGAAAATAGCGTCTTCACTGAAAAAAGATGGTCTATTTATCTTTAGCGAGAAAGTCATAAGTCACCACTCAAAACTTCATAAAGATCTGATTGAGTGCTATTATGACTTTAAAAAAGAGCAGGGATATTCAGAATATGAGATAGTTCAAAAAAGAGAAGCGCTAGAGAATGTTTTGATTCCATATAGTGAAGAAGAAAATATTAAGATGGCAAAAAATTGTGGATTTTCTCACTGTGAAGTAGTCTTTAGATGGGCAAATTTTGCCACTTTTATAGCTATAAAATAGAGTGCTAATTAAATTTAATATAAGAATAATGCATAGAAGAGAAATCTTCTTTTAATTAAAGTAGATATAATAATCAGATGAAAACCAATCCTTTAGAAATAGAATTCTTTGGCAAAATAGATAAAAATTTTGAAAAAGAGTTTTATAGCTGTGCAAAAACTATAAAATATAGAAAAGGAGATTCTCCTTTTTCTGTAGATAATCTATTGAGTTATTTTTACATAGTATTAGATGGTAGAATTAAAACATATCAACTAAATTTTGAAAACGCAAAAGAACAGATACTCTTTATATATAAAAGAGGTGATATGTTTGATGTAGTCTCGTTACTTGATGGTAAGGCGCATGAAGTCATATATGAGGTTATGGAAGATTGCAGAGTATTGCAATTTCCTGTACAAAAAATAAGAGAGTGGTTAGAATCTGATTTAGCTTTTAAAAATATGTTTTACACATATCTAGCTTCTAGTATAAGATATACTGAAAATCTCGCTGTTGAGCTCTCTTTATATGAAGTAAAAGATAGATTGATGAATCTACTTTTAGAAAATCTAAATCCAAATGCACGTTTTAGATATAAAGTGCTTCACAACTTATCAAATAGTGAAATATCAAATATGCTTGGAACTGTAAGACATGTAGTTGAGAGAGCTATTAAACAGCTCAAAGATGAGAAGATAATAAAGAGTGGTAGAAAAAACATAACTGTTATTAATGTTCATAAACTATTAGAAAAAAGTACAAAAATGCTACATAAGTAGCAAAAAGTATCTTTCAAACTCTATAAAATAACACAACTTAAACAGAAAGTTTGAGTATTAAATATTTTAATTTGAGGAGTTACTTATGCTAGTTTCAAGATATTTAAATCCAATTCATGGATATGGAAAAAACAAGAGGTTAGGTCTGTTAAATGATTTTTTAAACTCCTTTGATGAGAGTGAGAATAGTCCATTAGCAGATTTTAAACCAGCAGTAAATACAAGAGAAGGTAGAGATGCATATCATGTTGATGTAGATCTCCCTGGCGTAAAAAAAGAGAATATAGAGGTTGATGTTGATAACAACATTCTTACAATATCTGGTCAAAGAGAGGTAAAGAGTGAGGTTAAAGAAGCTGATTATTACAAAATAGAGAGTAGCTTTGGAAAGTTTCAAAGAAGTTTTACGCTTCCTGAGAAAGTGGATGTAGAAAACATTAGAGCAGCTTGCGAAGATGGTGTCTTAGAGGTGGTGATACCAAAACTTCAAATAGAGCCAAAAAGTACTAAAAAAATAGAGATTAAGTAAGGAGTATTTTATGAGTATTATAAATAGTTCTAAAAAACTTGTAGATAAAGTTGAAGAGAAAGTTGAAAAAGGTCTTCAAACAGTAAAAGAGACCTTTGATAATGTAGCTCGTCATCTTCCTTTTGCAAACTTGGCAAAACGCTCAAATGATACTTTTGATATAGAGATAGATTTACCTGGTGTAAAGAAAGAGGATATAGAGATAACTATAGAGGGCAACTATTTGAGTGTAAATGCTCAAAGAAAATATAAAAATGAGACAAAAGCAGATGACTACTACCTTTGTGAATCAAGTTTTGGAATGTTCTCAAGAAGTTTTGCACTATCTGATAATATAAATAGAGATAAAGTTGATGCAAAATATGAGGATGGAAGGCTCTATATAACTCTTGAAAAAGAAGAGTCTAAAAAGAGTAAAAAAATAGCTCTTAAATAGAGCAGATATATTGAAACTTTAGCAATATATTATTAGAGATTACTCTTACCAGACATTTCCTTTAGGCTTTTCTTGTTTCTCTTCTCCAAAGAGATAGTCATAAGCATCTGAGCTGTTTTGACGTATCTCTTTGTGTGAAATTATGTCATCTTTTCCGCACTCATTGTGATAATATCCTTGAAGATCGTAATACTCTTTGCACTCACTGTAATATTGCATAGAGATGCCATGTTTGTTTATACATCCAGAAAATAGAAAAAGTGTTGTAATA
Proteins encoded:
- a CDS encoding Hsp20/alpha crystallin family protein, whose amino-acid sequence is MLVSRYLNPIHGYGKNKRLGLLNDFLNSFDESENSPLADFKPAVNTREGRDAYHVDVDLPGVKKENIEVDVDNNILTISGQREVKSEVKEADYYKIESSFGKFQRSFTLPEKVDVENIRAACEDGVLEVVIPKLQIEPKSTKKIEIK
- a CDS encoding Hsp20/alpha crystallin family protein; translated protein: MSIINSSKKLVDKVEEKVEKGLQTVKETFDNVARHLPFANLAKRSNDTFDIEIDLPGVKKEDIEITIEGNYLSVNAQRKYKNETKADDYYLCESSFGMFSRSFALSDNINRDKVDAKYEDGRLYITLEKEESKKSKKIALK